The Spirosoma oryzicola region CCACTCGTTTTGTCGAACACCACGGTAAAGTCTTTTCCCCGAACGGTTACGGCCTTCGGCGACTGTACCACCTTGAGCGCCAGAATCCGATTCATCCCTACAACTGGCTGTACCGCAGGCTTGGCTATTATCGGAAACTGAGCCGACGCCACCTCATGGCCCGCCGGAGCCCACCTCGTTGCTTGCTTAAGCCGGATAGTTACGTTCAGGAAGTATTCGCTCACCAGCGATGCGCCAGGAGCAGGAACAGCGCGGGCATTACCAGTGACCTGCCGCATATCGACAACTTCGCTGATGTGTACCGGCAACGTTAGTACCTGTGTCTGACCGGGCTTAGCGACAAGATTATTTTCACCACCCCGCTGAATAACCTCGCCATTCCGAATAACTTCCCACTCTAATCGGAACGGTTCGAGCGACTGAAAATCGTAGGTATTGCGCACGTTTACTTTAATGGAACCATCGGCCTGAATTTGACTAACCGACAAAGCCGCTGGCGTCGTTAATTTCACGTATTGGTAGACGAGCTTTACCTCGTTGATCTCCGGTTGCGGCTGGCGGTCAGGGTTGACCAACCCATCTCCGGCGTTGGCTCCGTCGATGTAATTGATGTGATCCGTAAATTCCTTTCCCGCTTTGTTTTTTAGCCGCAACCCCTGATCGACCCAATCCCAGATAAACCCACCCTGCATCCGGGGATACTTGTCAATGGCCGCCCAGTACTCTTTCAAATTACCGACGCTGTTGCCCATCGCGTGCGCGTATTCGCAGACAATAACAGGTCGCGACGGATCTTTTTCCATCAATTTAACCATATCCTCCACAGTCGGATACATCGTCGAAATGATGTCGAAGCTGGTCAGCGATGTGCCCGTGTAGGGTTTACGACCTTCGTAATGAATAGGCCGCGTTGGGTCGATCAGCCGGATAATATCGGCCATGTCGCGAAAGTTTTGCCCCATGTCGCTTTCGTTACCCAACGACCAGATGACGATGGATGGGTGATTTTTGTCGCGCTCGACCATGGCCCGCCCCCGTGCTACGAACGCATCACGCCATTCGGGTTTGTCGGCGGGGGATTGCCCTTTTGACCATAAGTCGTGGCTTTCGATGTTCGCTTCATCAATAACGTACAAACCATACTCGTCGCAGAGGTCATACCAGTCCGTGGCGTTCGGGTAATGCGACGCACGTACAGCATTGATGTTGTGCTGTTTCATAAGCTTTATGTCCTGAATCATGGACTCACGCCCAATTACCCGCCCGGTGGTGGGGTCAAACTCGTGCCGGTTAACGCCTTTGTACGTAACGGGTTTACCGTTTACCAGCAACTGCCCGCCGGTCAGGGTCATTTCCCGGAAGCCAACGCGCTGACTAATGGCTTCCACGGCTTTTCCATCCGATCCCATTAGCTGAACCGTCAATGTGTACAGCGTTGGTGATTCGGCGCTCCAGAGCGCGGGCGCTTTTATTTCTTTACTCAGCCGAACCATCGACTCCTGCCCGGTATTCGTTGCACTTTCTGAATTGAGGGTTTCCGAAAAAACAAGAGCTCGCTTGGGATCGTACAGCGTAACTTTTAATTGGTAAGGCACTTGCGTTGTCGAAAACGAGCGCACGTTAGCCGTTACTTTCAGAGTGGCATCACGATACTGGTTGTCCAGATCCGTTGTTACGGCTAGGTCGCGCAGGTAGGTCGTGGGCGTTGCGTACAGGAATACATCGCGGAAAATCCCGGAAATTCGCCAGAAATCCTGATCTTCCAGATAACTCCCATCCGACCAGTTGATCACTTCTACGGCCAGCAGATTTTCTCCCGCTTTGAGCTTATCGGTAACCAGAAATTCGGCCGGTGTCATGCTATCTTCGTGGTAGCCGACCGGCTGTCCATTCAGAAAAACCCGACAGGTCGATTGAACGCCCGCAAAATGCAGAAACACAGCCCGATCCTGAAAAGTAGCCGGGACGGTAAACCGCAGGCGATACAAACCAACGGCGTTCGTATCCGATGTTATACGCGGTGGCGTAACGGGAAACGGGTGTTTGATATTCGTAAAAATGGGACGGTCGTAGGGTCTACCTTCGCGCGCACCCACTACTTGCCAGTTGGAAGGAACCGGCAGATTATCCCAACTTTTGTCGTCCGTACTGGGTTGGTAAAAATCACCGGGAACCTGATTGGGATGCTTCAACCAGCGAAACTTCCAGGTGCCATTGAGCAACTTGACGTACGGTGACGTACGCCAGTCGGTTGAGGTTAACGCTTGCTGCTCGGTAGCGAAGGGTACCAGGGTCGCGTGAGGTTTCTCGGTATTTTGACTGATTACCGCTGGGTTCTCCCAATCAGGAAGCGTCTGGGCGTAAGTCGAAGCGGTTAAGTTGACTAAAAAAAGAGAGACTAGTAAGCGTTTATGCATACGCGGCACGTTTAAGAGAAAGGATATTTGCAGAAAAGACGCTAGAATAACCCGCCGGTTTCTACGACCGACAAAATTCTCCACAAATTAACTGCCTTACCACCTGAAACTTATGATTTTTCGCCGTTTACTGCTTTGTTTTCTGTTCACTCTTCCGTTTATCGCATCGGCTCAGTCGCGCCGACGCGCTCAATTAACCAATCCGCAGGCAAACGGTCCTGTTCCGGTTGTACCCGCTCCGCAAACGCGCCTGCTGGAAGGGATGGTTCTGAACAGTTCGATCCTGAACCGGGGCGTTAAGTTCTCTATTTATCTTCCCCCCGATTATTACACATCGAACCGACGCTATCCGGTCGTCTACCTGTTGCACGGCTACGGCGATGACGAAACCGGCTGGATACAATTTGGCGAAGCTGATCGCATCGTCGATGCGGGTATCCGGTCGGGCGAACTACCGGCCATGATTATCGTGATGCCCGACGCAGGCGCTACTTTTTACGTGAACGATTACCAGAACAAGGTTCGCTACGAGGATATGTTTGTGCAGGAGTTTATTCCGCACATCGACTCCATGTTTCGGACCCGTACCCAGCGCGAATTTCGGGCCATCTCCGGCTTATCAATGGGTGGTTTCGGGTCGCTAACCTTGTCCATGCACCATCCCGAGCTGTTCAGTGCCTGTGCCGCGATGAGCGCCGGAATTCGCACTGACGAAGGCTTTGTCGCCATTCCTGACGAACGGTACAACACGGTTTTTGCACCCATATTCAGCGGTCCAGCCAAAGGCGAAGATCGGCTAACGGTCACCTGGAAGCGTAACAGCCCGATCAATCTGGCGAAATCAGCACCGGAAGGGGACCTAACCAAAGTGCGCTGGTACATCGATTGTGGCGACGACGATGCCCTGACGGTTGGAAACGCCATGTTGCACCTTGCCTTGCTGGATCGCAAAATTCCGCATGAATACCGCGTCCGCGATGGTGCGCATACGTGGAGTTATTGGCGCTCTGGTCTGCCAGATGCCTTAAAGTTCGTTGGCGCAGGTTTTCACCGGTAGACAACGTTACTGCTTCTGAATAGGGACGACGGCTTCGGTTTCGTCCCAGACCAACTGCATAGTTGCGCCATCTGATTTTTTCATAAAATCGATGTAAAACTGCTCAGCTGTTGGCTTGTGAGATTGTGCGTCAATGGGTACCCGCAACACGTCTTTCGTTTGATCGTAGTTGGTGCCCCATTGGCCTGTTTCGCTATTAAAAATAGCGATCCACTTTTCTTGTTCAGGAATGGTCCATAACGAATAGCTTCCGGCTTTCAACGGCTTTCCGGCAATCACCACATCCTGATCAAACCGAATCACGGTGGCTTCATTGGCACCGGTACGCCATACTTTCCCGTACGGTACGAGTCCACCAAAAATTACCCGGCCTTTCTTGTAAGGTCGGCAATAGTTTACAGTGATTGTAAGGCCGTCGTTGTTGAATTGAGCTACGGCTTCGGGACTGCTCGATTTTGTTAAGGTTCGTAGTACAAAAAAGCCGATAAGCAGGATAGCCGCAATACTGGCAAGAATAATAAGAACGCGTCGCATGACTGTGTGAGGATAAAATACTGGGAGCCTGCAAGATACAAAGTTCTTGCAGGCTCCCAGCCATCATATAACTATATTACTTGCTGTTGCACGGATTGACCAGCGGCATTCAACCAGCCTCTAACCCAATGCTATTTGGACTATTAAGCCATTTCTTTCTTTAGCTTGTCGCGTAACTGAAACAACTCATCACGCAGACGGGCCGCTTCCAGGAAGTCGAGATCTTTGGCGGCACGTTCCATCTTGGCCTGGGTTTCGTTGATCACTTTTTCCAGGTCGCCCTTGCCCATGTACTGCACCACCGGATCGGCAGCAATCCGAATTTCTTCCGGCTCGACGTAGAAATGTTTCGCTTTCGAATCGGCCACTTTAGTTTGTCCCATGATTGCCTCGCGGGATTTCAGCACCGTCGTCGGCGTAATGCCGTTATCCGCGTTGTACTCCATCTGAATCGCCCGACGACGGGTAGTTTCGTCAATGGCTTTCTGCATGGAGCCGGTGATGGTGTCGGCATACATGATCACTTTGCCGTTTGCGTTTCGGGCCGCCCGTCCTATAGTCTGAATCAGCGACCGGATGTCACGCAGGAAACCTTCTTTGTCGGCATCCATAATCGCTACCAGCGACACTTCCGGCAAATCAAGCCCTTCGCGCAGCAGGTTTACCCCAACCAGCACGTCGAAATTACCCAACCGCAAATCCCGCAGAATCTCGACCCGGTCCAGCGTTTTCACCTCCGAGTGAATGTACCGCGTTTTGATACCGACCCGATCCAGGTATTTGGTCAGCTCTTCGGCCATGCGCTTGGTCAAAGTCGTTACCAGAACACGTTCACCGTTTTTGATCCGGCCATCGATGGATTCGAGCAGATCATCAATTTGGTTAAGGCTAGGCCGCACTTCGATTTCCGGATCGAGTAGCCCCGTTGGCCGGATGAGCTGTTCGACAACCACACCCTCGCTCTTCCGCAATTCGTAATCGGAAGGCGTAGCCGACACGTAAATCGTCTGTCCCGACAAATCTTCAAACTCCTGGAACGTGAGCGGTCGGTTATCCATCGCCGAGGGCAGCCGGAATCCGTAATCGACCAGCGCCGTTTTCCGCGAACGGTCCCCCCCCCACATAGCCCGAATCTGAGGGATTGTGACGTGACTTTCGTC contains the following coding sequences:
- the uvrB gene encoding excinuclease ABC subunit UvrB, translating into MNFKLTSEFQPTGDQPKAIEQLVKGVREGEASQVLLGVTGSGKTFTVANLIAQTNRPTLILSHNKTLAAQLYGEFKQFFPENAVEYFISYYDYYQPEAYIATTNTYIEKDLAINEEIDKLRLAATSALMSGRRDVIVVASVSCIYGMGNPEEFKRNVVRIGVGEQMSRNQFLHQLVGILYSRTEGDFQRGNFRVKGDTVDLFVAYADFAYRVIFFGDEIETIQRIDPSTGKKISEERIVTIFPANLFVTGRDTLNSAMYEIQDDLVSQIRYFESDFREQEATRIKERTEFDLEMMRELGYCSGIENYSRYFDRRQPGQRPFCLLDYFPDDYLLVVDESHVTIPQIRAMWGGDRSRKTALVDYGFRLPSAMDNRPLTFQEFEDLSGQTIYVSATPSDYELRKSEGVVVEQLIRPTGLLDPEIEVRPSLNQIDDLLESIDGRIKNGERVLVTTLTKRMAEELTKYLDRVGIKTRYIHSEVKTLDRVEILRDLRLGNFDVLVGVNLLREGLDLPEVSLVAIMDADKEGFLRDIRSLIQTIGRAARNANGKVIMYADTITGSMQKAIDETTRRRAIQMEYNADNGITPTTVLKSREAIMGQTKVADSKAKHFYVEPEEIRIAADPVVQYMGKGDLEKVINETQAKMERAAKDLDFLEAARLRDELFQLRDKLKKEMA
- a CDS encoding DUF2911 domain-containing protein, which encodes MRRVLIILASIAAILLIGFFVLRTLTKSSSPEAVAQFNNDGLTITVNYCRPYKKGRVIFGGLVPYGKVWRTGANEATVIRFDQDVVIAGKPLKAGSYSLWTIPEQEKWIAIFNSETGQWGTNYDQTKDVLRVPIDAQSHKPTAEQFYIDFMKKSDGATMQLVWDETEAVVPIQKQ
- a CDS encoding glycoside hydrolase family 2 TIM barrel-domain containing protein; the protein is MHKRLLVSLFLVNLTASTYAQTLPDWENPAVISQNTEKPHATLVPFATEQQALTSTDWRTSPYVKLLNGTWKFRWLKHPNQVPGDFYQPSTDDKSWDNLPVPSNWQVVGAREGRPYDRPIFTNIKHPFPVTPPRITSDTNAVGLYRLRFTVPATFQDRAVFLHFAGVQSTCRVFLNGQPVGYHEDSMTPAEFLVTDKLKAGENLLAVEVINWSDGSYLEDQDFWRISGIFRDVFLYATPTTYLRDLAVTTDLDNQYRDATLKVTANVRSFSTTQVPYQLKVTLYDPKRALVFSETLNSESATNTGQESMVRLSKEIKAPALWSAESPTLYTLTVQLMGSDGKAVEAISQRVGFREMTLTGGQLLVNGKPVTYKGVNRHEFDPTTGRVIGRESMIQDIKLMKQHNINAVRASHYPNATDWYDLCDEYGLYVIDEANIESHDLWSKGQSPADKPEWRDAFVARGRAMVERDKNHPSIVIWSLGNESDMGQNFRDMADIIRLIDPTRPIHYEGRKPYTGTSLTSFDIISTMYPTVEDMVKLMEKDPSRPVIVCEYAHAMGNSVGNLKEYWAAIDKYPRMQGGFIWDWVDQGLRLKNKAGKEFTDHINYIDGANAGDGLVNPDRQPQPEINEVKLVYQYVKLTTPAALSVSQIQADGSIKVNVRNTYDFQSLEPFRLEWEVIRNGEVIQRGGENNLVAKPGQTQVLTLPVHISEVVDMRQVTGNARAVPAPGASLVSEYFLNVTIRLKQATRWAPAGHEVASAQFPIIAKPAVQPVVGMNRILALKVVQSPKAVTVRGKDFTVVFDKTSGALTQWLFRNKNLVTKAPQPSLWRVPTDNDEGGGDRSFAARWRQAGLDTIKAHPVDVKVEIRPQLVRVSCTNELTAKDGTLTQETEYLVYGTGDMQITTSYKPSGTLPPLARIGMQFQLPATLNNLKWYGRGPFESYADRKDAAKVGLYEGKVADQFFPYTMAQENGNKTDVRWAELTDGSGVGLLIMSDLTTPALLNINARDYTDQALLKAKQPETQEVERGNVTVVNVDMAQMGLGGDDSWSPRVHSEYQLPANKTYTYSFRMRPVDARTNVAQVIGLPLPR
- a CDS encoding alpha/beta hydrolase produces the protein MIFRRLLLCFLFTLPFIASAQSRRRAQLTNPQANGPVPVVPAPQTRLLEGMVLNSSILNRGVKFSIYLPPDYYTSNRRYPVVYLLHGYGDDETGWIQFGEADRIVDAGIRSGELPAMIIVMPDAGATFYVNDYQNKVRYEDMFVQEFIPHIDSMFRTRTQREFRAISGLSMGGFGSLTLSMHHPELFSACAAMSAGIRTDEGFVAIPDERYNTVFAPIFSGPAKGEDRLTVTWKRNSPINLAKSAPEGDLTKVRWYIDCGDDDALTVGNAMLHLALLDRKIPHEYRVRDGAHTWSYWRSGLPDALKFVGAGFHR